AGAAATCCATGATCGAGGTCGCCGCCGAGCGCGGCATGTACGATTTCGAGTTTATGGGCGTGCCTGTGACGATGGAACCCGGACTCGCGGAACTGGAGTCGAAAGCGGCGAACGTGATTAAACGGATTGTTGAGGAAGAGCGCCTGCACCATGACGATCAGAACGAGCGCACGACGCTCGCATGTTTTCTTGCCGTACAAATGGTGCGCACGCGAGCGGTGTATGTGACCCAGCAAGATTGGATGAAGCGACTGGAAAAGTGGCTACGTGCGGAGGGTGCGCCTGAGGAGTTCTTCAAAGCCGATCCACACGTTGGCACCGGAGAAAATGCCGAGAAGGTACTACTCGCTCGAATGATTCACAGTGCGTCGTCGGATTTCGCGCCGGCGCTCGCCGAAAAGGATTGGGTATTGTTGAAGACCGACCTCAACACGCCATACCTGATAGGTGATCATCCATTGGCGATGTTCAACCATATCGACCATTCGCCCCGCGGAAACTTGGGCATCAAAGTGCAAGGTATCGAGCTCTATTTTCCGCTGAATCCGACGCTCGCGCTTGGAATGTGGTGTCCTTCAATCCAGCAAACGCTACTTGAGGGGTTCAAAAAGCTGGATGGACTCAGCGAGAGCGCTCCGGAGGCTGTAGCGCCATATATGCAGGCGTGGGAGGACGGCATTCAAATTGTTGAAGCAATACGAAGCGGCTCGACTTTGCCCAGCCGACCCGACAACATTACACATTTCAACTCATTGCAAATCGCCACCTCGGAGCGTTTCCTGTTTTCCTGCAACGGTGACTTTGCGCTAGCGGAACAAATGATTCGCGACAATCCGGCCTTTAAGCACGGCAAGCGAGTGGATGAAGCGACGGGTAAGTTTTGACATCAGACGAAACTCCAACGCCTTTTCGAGCGTCGCACACCGGCAATTCGAACGCGGATTTTCCGTGCATAATCATTAGAGTAGTTACTTAAGCCGACTCAAATCGTACTGTGATGCGTCGTACTGTACCCTCATGCCGTGTCTTCGTTATTGCACATCGCCAAACTAGCTTTGTTTGGACGTACTGTGTCATTTTTTATGTACAAAATTTCGATGCCGATGGGGCGACCAGTTGTGCGTTGGTCGTGCGGGCATTGCGCGAAATGGGCGCGGCGCATGTCAGCTATGTCGTGCCGAATCGATTTGAATATGGCTACGGTCTAACACCGGAGATCGTCGCGCTCGCGGCGCAGCATGAGCCCAATCTGATCATTACCGTCGACAACGGAATTTCCAGCGTCGACGGCGTGCGCGCCGCCCGCGATCGCGGCATTCGCGTGCTTGTGACCGATCACCATTTGCCCGGTGCGGTGTTGCCGGCGGCGGACGCGATCGTCAATCCAAACCAGCCCGGTTGCGATTTTCCGAGTAAGAATTTGGCCGGTGTCGGTGTCGCGTTCTACGTGATGGCGGCGTTGCGCTCGCAGCTGCGTGCCAGGGGTTGGTTTAGCGAACGCAATTTGCCGGAGCCGAATCTCGCGCGTTGGCTCGATCTGGTGGCGCTCGGCACTGTTGCCGATGTTGTGCCGCTGGATCACAACAACCGCATCTTGGTGGCGCAAGGTTTAGCGCGCATCCAAGCGGGGCGCGTATCGGCCGGCATCCGTGCTATCGCCACCGTCGCCGGGCGGGTGTGCGAACGCCTGTCGGCAACTGATCTCGGTTTTTGTATTGCGCCGCGGCTTAACGCCGCCGGCCGGTTGACCGATATGTCGCTCGGCATCGAATGTTTACTGACCGACGATCCGGCAGCGGCGGCAACGATGGCGGCGCGCCTCGATGAGCTGAACCGTGAGCGTCGCTCGATCGAGGCGGAAATGCAGGAACAGGCGCTCGCCGCCGTGCGCTCGCTGCATTTGCAGAGCGCATCGATCCCGCGAGGACTTTGCTTGTTCGACGAGAGCTGGCATCAAGGCGTCGTCGGCTTGGTCGCCGCCCGCGTCAAAGAAAAATTTCATCGCCCGGTCATCGCTTTTGCGCGCGGTACCGATGGCGATATCAAAGGGTCGGCGCGATCGGTACCGGGTCTGCACATTCGCGACGCACTCGACGCCGTCGCCACGCGCCATCCGCAGCTGCTGCGCAAGTTCGGCGGCCATGCGATGGCCGCCGGGCTTACGCTGGCGCAGGGCGCATTCGACGAGTTCGCGCGTGCCTTTGACGAGGAAGTGAGCCGTTGGCTTAGCGACGACGACTTGTGCGGCAAGATCATCAGTGACGGCGAGCTCACGCCGGCGGAACTAACGTTGCAGCTGGCCGAACTCGTGCGTGCCGGTGGGCCGTGGGGCTCGGGATTTCCGGAGCCGGTGTTCGACGGTGTTTTTGATCTATTAGATCGCCGCGTCGTCGGCGGCAAACACCTCAAGTGCAAGTTGCGGCCGGCGGCTGGCGCACGGCCACTCGATGCCATTTTATTCAATGCCAATACCACTGACGCACCGGACCGCGTGCGCGCCGCCTACCGGCTCGATGTGAACGAATACCAAGGTAACCGTTCGTTGCAGCTGGTGGTCGAGCATTTGGAACCGGCGGTTTAGTTAACTCATCGCGACCCGATTCCAGCGAGACGTGTATACCGGACCCATTCCGGCGGGTAAAATTCCGACGCATGCAAACTCTCGAACAGTACGTCGGCAACACGCCGTTGGTGCGCCTACAGCGTCTTCCCGGCAACACGACTAACGTTATTCTCGCCAAGCTTGAAGGCAACAATCCAGCCGGATCGGTTAAGGATCGCCCAGCGCTGTCCATGATCAACCGCGCCGAGGCGCGTGGCGACATCAAACCCGGCGATACGCTGATTGAGGCCACCAGCGGCAACACCGGCATCGCCTTGGCGATGGTGGCGGCGATGAAACACTACCGCATGGTGCTGATCATGCCGGAGCACATGAGTGTCGAGCGGCGCGCGGTTATGAAGGCATTCGGCGCCGAGATTATTTTGGTGTCGCAGAAGGAAGGCATGGAGGGCGCGCGCGATTTGGCGTTGAAGATGCAGGCCGATGGCAAAGGCCGTGTGCTCGATCAATTTGCTAACGCCGACAACCCGCTGGCGCACTACGAAGGCACTGGGCCGGAGATCTGGCGCGACACTGGCGGGCGTATCACCCATTTCGTCAGCTCGATGGGCACGACCGGCACGATTATGGGCAATTCCCGCTTCTTGAAAGAGAAGAACCCGGCGGTGCAAATCATCGGTGTCCAACCCGGACCGAACGCATCGATTCCCGGTATCCGCGCCTGGCCGAAGGAGTACTTGCCGAAGATCTACGACGCTTCTCTTGTCGACCGTGTTCTGGAAGTGACGCAAGTCGAGGCCGAGGAGATGACTCGGCGGTTGGCGCGCGAGGAGGGCATCTTCGCCGGCATTTCCTCCGGCGGCGCCACCAGCGCCGCGCTACGGTTATCGCAAGAAGTAAAGAATGCCGTCATCGTCGTCATTGTTTGCGACCGCGGCGATCGTTATCTTTCTACAGGTGTGTTCCCCGAGTGATGAACGTTCTTGTCTTTGACATTGAGACCGTACCGGATATCGACACCGGCCGCCGTCTTTACCAGCTCGACGGCTTGAGCGACGCCGATATCGCCCGCGTGTTGGCGACCAAGCGCCGGCAACAAACCGGCGAGTCGGATTTCCTGCGCCATCACATGCACCGCATCATTACGATTTCGGCGGTGCTGCGGCACAACGATACGCTCAAGGTATGGTCGCTCGGCGAACCGACCTCCGACGAGCCGGAATTGATCCGCCGTTTCTTCGACGGCATCGAGAAGTACACGCCGACGCTCGTTTCCTGGAACGGTTGCGGCTTCGATCTGCCGGTGTTGCACTATCGCGCACTGAAACACGGCATTCCGGCGCCGCGTTATTGGGAGAACGGCGGCGACGATTCCAGTTTTCGCTATAACAATTATCTGAACCGATTCCACGAGCGCCACACCGATTTGATGGATGTGATCTCCGGCTACAACGGCCGCGCCATCGCGCCGCTCGACGAAGTAGCGGTGCTGCTCGGCTTCCCCGGCAAGATGGGTCATAACGGCGCCGACGTGTGGGATCAGTTCCAGGCCGGCAACATCGAAGGGATTCGCAACTACTGCGAGACCGACGTTCTTAATACCTATTTGGTTTACCTGCGCTTCGAAATGATCCGCGGCAATCTCGATGAAGCCGGCTGGACGCGCGAGACCGATTTGGTACGCAACACCTTGCGCACTGCCAACAAGCCGCACTTGCACGAATTTCTCAGCGCTTGGAAATGAGCCGCCGTCAGCACGCGACCCCGCCGACCGACGATAGACCGGCAACGAAGCGCGGCGATGTAACTGTCGCGACGGTCGAATCGTTGACGCACGACGCGCGTGGTGTCGCCCGCATCGACGGCAAGACGACGTTCATCGAAGGCGCATTGCCGGGCGAGCAGGTGCGTTTTCGTTATCACAATAAATATCCTCGGTACGACACCGGCGCGGTACAGGAAGTGCTATCGCCGAGCCCGGAGCGGGTAACGCCGCCGTGTCCGCACTTTAATGTCTGTGGTGGTTGCAGCTTGCAACACATGTCGCCGACGGCGCAGCTCGATGCTAAGCAACGAGTATTGGCAGAAACACTCGAGCATGTGGGCAAGGTGCAACCGGAGCGTTGGCTGGCACCGATCAGCGGTCCGGTCGATGGCTATCGTCGGCGCGCACGCCTGGGCGTTCGTTATGTATCGAATAAAGGCGGCGCGTTAGTCGGGTTTCGTGAGCGCCGCAGCTCGTTCATTACGCCGCTCACGACTTGTCTTACGCTCGATCCGCGGGCGGCGGCGCTGTTGCCGGCGATGCGCGCGCTGGTGACGCGGTTATCGCGACCCAACCGTATCCCGCAGATCGAAGTCGCCGCCAGCGACGATCAATTGGCGCTGGTGCTGCGTCATCTGGAACCGCTGACCGACAACGATCGTGCGCAGCTGCGCGATTTCGCCGCGATGTACGGCGTCACGATGTACGTTCAGCCCGGCGGTACCGACACGATGGCATTGTTGTGGCCGGAGTCGCCGCCGGCATTGGTGTATGCGTTGCCGGCGTTCGATTTGCAGCTGGCGTTTACGCCGGTCGATTTCGTTCAGGTGAACGCCGCGGTTAATCGCATGTTGGTCGAGCTTGCGGTTACGTTGCTCGATGTCAAAACGACCGATCGTGTACTCGATCTCTTTTGCGGTCTCGGCAATTTCACGCTCGCGCTCGCACGCCGCGCTGCGCAGGTCGTCGGTATCGAAGCCGATGTCGGCTTGATCGAGCGCGCCCGTGCGAACGCGCAGCGCAATGGCCTCAGCAACGTCGAATTCCGCACCGCCGATTTGTTCGACGACGACGCGCCGGCGTCGTGGACAGAGGACGGCTACCAAAAGCTCCTGCTGGATCCGCCGCGGGCCGGGGCGATCGAAGTTATTAAGAGATTGCCGGCGTCGAATCCCGGACGCATCGTTTACGTAAGCTGCAATCCGGCGACACTCGCGCGCGACAGCGATTACTTGGTGCACCAGCTGGGATTTCGGCTCGAAGCGGCCGGCGTTGCCGATATGTTTCCGCACACGAGCCACGTCGAATCCATCGCTTTATTCACCCGATCTTGATCGATGCCGACTGAACATACCATTGAAGTCGATGTGCCCACGCAGACGTTGGTGCTACGTGATCGCGGTGGTCGCGTGTTGTTCGAAACGAAGATCGCCACCGCGCGTAACGGTGTTGGTGAGATTAGGAACAGCGAACGCACGCCGCGCGGCAAGCACATCATTCGCGCCAAGATCGGCGCCGGCCAGCCGGCGAATGCGGTATTCGTGTCGCGCCGCCCGACCGGTGAAATTTACACGCCGTCTATGCGCAAATTATTTCCGAACCGCGACTGGATACTCACCCGAATTCTATGGCTGTCCGGCCTCGAGCCGGGACGCAATCGCTTGCGCGATGTCGATACCATGCGGCGTTACATTTATATTCATGGTTGCCCTGACGAAGATCCGATGGGCGTTCCCAGCTCGCGCGGTTGTATCAAAATGCGGAACCAAGAGCTCATCCAACTGTTCGACATCGTCGCTGCGGGCACGCCCGTCACGATCAAGGAGTAGTAAGGCATGACGCTCGGTCCGGTAATGCTCGATGTCGCCGGTGTGGCGCTCACCAACGAGGAGCGCGAGCGTCTGCGCCATCCGTTCGTGGGCGGCGTCATTCTGTTCTCGCGTAATTATCAATCGCCGGCGCAAGTGGCGGCGTTGGTGGCAGAAATTCGTGCCTTGCGCGAGCCAAATCTGTTGATCGGTGTGGACCATGAAGGCGGAAGAGTGCAGCGCTTTCGCAACGGTTTTACACGACTGCCGCCGGTGCGGCGTTTCGGCGAGATTTACGACGAGAACCGTAAGCGCGCCAAGCGTTTGGCGCACACCGCGGGTTGGCTGATGGCGATGGAATTGCGTGCCGTCGGCGTCGATTTCAGCTTTGCGCCGGTGCTCGATCTCGATCGCGGCGTCAGTCAGGTCATCGGCGACCGCGCGTTTCACTCCGACCCGGATGCGGTCGCCGATCTGGCGACTTCTTATATCGGCGGCATGGCCGAAGCCGGCATGGCCGCGACCGGTAAGCACTTTCCGGGCCACGGTGGCTGCGAGGCGGACTCGCACCTAGCGTTCCCGGTCGATAACCGCAGTTACGCCGACCTGTACGTGGAAGATCTCATCCCGTTCGAACGCCTAATCCAGAACGGCCTGGCCGGTATCATGCCGGCGCATGTGTTGTACCCGCAGATCGATACGCAGCCGGCCGGTTACTCACGCATCTGGCTGCAAGAGGTGCTGCGCGGGCGCCTTAATTTTCAAGGCATTATTTTTAGCGACGACTTGTCGATGGAAGGCGCCAAAGGCGTCGGCGGAATGGTCGAACGGGCGGAATTCGCGCTCGCCGCCGGTTGCGACATGGTGTTGGTCTGCAATGATCCGGCCGGCGCCGCTGTTGTACTGGACGGCCTACGGCCGCGCGCCGAGCCGGCATCGCATTTACGTCGCACGCGTATGCATGGCCGGCCGTTGGCGGCGCCGATCGATCTCGCGACCGCGCCCGGCTACGACGATGCCGTGCGCATGGTGACGAATATCGCCTGAGCTCGACCGGTATTTTTCCGAAAAAATTTTTACTGATTTCTTTGATTCGCTGGCCGGATGTCTCATAATTACGGAAGCAGCGGAATATTTCCGTGCAAGGGGGTAAGGGTAAATTGGCAGATCCTATTAGACCGCTCAAGAAGTTGAAGCTCGAAAGCTTCAACAATCTCACGAAGACCTTGAGCTTCAACATTTACGATATCTGCTATGCGCCGAGCGAACAGGCGCAGAAAGAATATATCGCCTACATCGACGATGCGTATAACGCCGAACGTCTGAAGAGCATCCTCACCGAGGTTGCGCACATCATCGGTGCCAACATCCTCAACATCGCTCATCAGGATTACGACCCTGAAGGCGCCAGCGTGACCATGCTCATCTCTGAGCTGCCGCTGAACGAGGAGCCGTTGAATCCCGAGGCCCCGGGCCCGTTGCCCGAGGAGCATCCGCACGTGCGCCAGCCGCATCAGGATGCCGTGGTCGCGCATCTCGATAAGAGCCACATCACGGTGCATACGTATCCGGAAGTCCATCCGGACAACGGCATTTGCACGTTCCGCGCGGATATCGACGTCTCGACCTGCGGCAAAATTTCGCCGCTGCGGGCGTTGAACTACCTGATCCACACGTTCGAGTCGGATATCGTCATCATCGACTACCGTGTGCGCGGTTTTACCCGCGACGTGAAGGGCGTGAAGCACTACATCGACCACAAGATCAACTCGATCCAGAACTTCGTGGATAAACCGACGATGAATCGCTACCAGGCGATCGACGTCAACGTCTATCAGGAAAACATCTTCCACACGAAGCTAATGCTGAAAGAGTCGAAGCTCGACAACTATCTATTCGGCGTCAAAGAAGCCGAGTTGTCGCCGGCCGACGCCAAAGTTGTCCCGCAACGGCTGAAGCACGAAATGGCCGAGATCTTCTACGGAACGAATATCGTGCGGGTCACCTAAGTCCTAAGGTCCCGGTGTGAATCGGGACCACTGTTTTTCCTTCGGTGTTTCTACAAAGCGAGGTCTACGGGTAGTAGACCTCGCTTTGTTATTGTCTAATGTCCGCATGACGACTGCCTTTAATCCCGATTGCCGCGCCTGCCCACGGTTGGTGTCCCATCTCGCTGAGGTGCGTCGTGACTACCCCGATTATCATGCTCGGCCGGTTGCGCCTTTCGGCGACCGCCGTGCGCGTCTGCTTGTCGTTGGCTTGGCGCCGGGTATGCACGGCGCCAACCGCACCGGCCGACCGTTCACCGGCGACCATGCCGGTATCTTGTTGTATCAGACGTTGCATCGTTATGGTTTTGCTAATCAAGCTGAAGGCGCCGATCCGAAGGATGGTCTGCGCCTGAGTAATTGCCGAATCACGAATGCCGTCAAATGTTTGCCGCCGGAAAATAAACCGACGCCGGCGGAGGTGACGCAGTGCAACGGTTTTTTGAAGATCGAGATCAACGGACTGCGCGCGGGGAGTGTGGTGCTCGCGCTCGGCGCCGTTGCCCATACCGCGGTGTTGAAGGCGCTTGAATTGAAGCCCGGCGCCTATAAGTTCGGGCATGGCGCGGAATATTCGTTGCCGTCCGGCATCACCTTGATCGATTCGTATCACTGCAGTCGCTACAACACACAAACCAAACGTCTTACGACGGCGATGTTTGCCGCGGTTGTACGGCGGGCGCGCACTTGTCTTGGTGATTAGTCATGGCAACCGATCTGCAACAGACGATCAAGGACTTGCCTTCGGGCCCCGGGGTGTATCGTTTGTTGGATGCCAAAGGCGAGGTGCTGTACGTCGGCAAGGCGCGTTCGCTGCGCAAGCGCGTGAGCAGCTATTTTCGTCCGACCGGGCAGGCGTTATCGCCGAAGATTCAGGCGCTGGTCAGTCATACCACCGCCATCGAAGTGACGCTGACGCACACCGAAAGCGAAGCGTTGCTGCTCGAAAACAATCTCATCAAGTCGCTGCGGCCGCGGTACAACATCATGCTGCGCGACGACAAGAGTTATCCGTACATTCTCGTGGCCGAGACGCAGGAATTTCCGCGGCTCGCATTTCATCGCGGGGCGAAGCGCGAGAAGGGTAGATACTTCGGACCGTATCCGTCGGCTTCTACCGTCCGCGAGAGTCTCAACCTGCTGCAAAAAGTATTTCCCGTTCGTCAATGCGAAGACACGTTCTTTCGTAATCGCTCGCGGCCGTGTCTGCAATATCAAATCAAACGCTGTTCGGCACCGTGCGTCGGACTGATCGATCGTGAGCATTACTTACAGGACGTACGCCACGCGACGCTGTTCTTGGAAGGCAAAAGCCGAATCGTCATCGAAGAGATGGTGAAGCGGATGGAACAGGCGGCGGTCAGCGAAGATTTCGAGGCGGCGGCGCTGTATCGCGACCGCATCGCCGCACTGAAGCGCGTGCAAGAGCGTCAATACATCACCGGCAAGGGCGGCGACGCCGATGTGTTTGCGGTCGCCAGCAACACCGATATGACTTGCATCCAGGCAACGTTCATTCGCGGCGGGCTCAACCTCGGATCGAAAATCTTTTTTCCGAAGGCGGGACAAGAATCGACGCCGGAAGAAATCATGGCGGCGTTCTTGCCGCAGTATTACCTCAACGCTGCCGGCGCCGCCGGCAAGCCAATTCCGGAACGCGTCTATCTCAGCCATACCGTCGAAGACCGCGTGACGATGGAGCAGGTGTTTACGCAATTGGCCGGGCGCAACGTCGCGATTGTTGCCGGCGGTGCCGTGCGCGGTGCGCCGCGCCGCTGGGTGGAAATGGCGCAGGTCAACGCCGCTGAAGAGCTGCGTCGTGCCGTGCACAGCCGCCTCAATCTCGAGGCGCGTTTCGAGGCGTTGCGGGAAGCGTTGGCGATGGATGTAGTACCGGAGCGCGTGGAGTGTTTCGATATTAGTCACACCATGGGCGAAGCGACCGTTGCCTCCTGTGTCGTGTTCGACCATAGCGGGCCGGTCAAGTCGGACTATCGACGCTTCAACATTGAAGGTATCGAGCCGGGCGACGACTACGGCGCGATGACGCAAGCATTAACCCGACGTTACCGGCGGGTGAAAGAAGGCGAGGGCCGTGTGCCTGACCTGTTGTTAGTCGATGGCGGTAAAGGACAGGTGGCGGCGGCCGAGGCAGTCTTAAATGAGTTGCAAGTCGAGGGGCTCAAGCTCGTCGGCGTGGCCAAAGGTCGCGAACGCCGGCCGGGTATGGAGCAGCTTTTCTTGTCCGGGACGGGGGAGGCCACTATACTGCCGGCCGATTCTCCGGCACTGCATCTCATCCAGCAAATTCGCGACGAGGCACACCGCTTCGCGATTACCGGCCACCGCCAACGGCGCGGCCGCGCGCGAACGACGTCACCGCTGGAGAGCATTCCTGGCATCGGCGATAAACGTCGGCAAGCGTTGCTAAAAAATTTAGGCGGAATGCGCGAGGTAGCACGCGCCGGTGTGGAAGATCTGGCGCGAATCCCTGGCATTAGCCCGGATCTGGCGCGGCGTATTTATGATGCGTTTCACGGGGACGCCTCGCACGAGCAGGAACAGCAATAATGATATGGAATGCTCCTAATCTCCTCACGCTGTTGCGGCTCTTTCTTATTCCGCTATTTATCATTGCGTACTACCTACCGTGGAAATACGCGCACGAGTTGGCGACGACGCTATTCGTCATCGCTGCCCTGACCGATTGGTTGGATGGTTATCTGGCGCGTCGCCTGCAACAGCTGTCGTCGTTCGGTGCGTTTCTCGATCCAGTCGCCGATAAGCTGATGGTCGCCGCCGCTTTAGTCATGTTGGTGGCGGATCCGAGTATTACGGCGAATGTTTTTGACGGTCGCGTGTTTGCGATTGTCGTGCTCGTGATCATCGGCCGTGAGATCACTGTCTCGGCGCTGCGCGAGTGGATGGCCGAAATCGGCAAGCGTTCGCG
This genomic stretch from Gammaproteobacteria bacterium harbors:
- a CDS encoding L,D-transpeptidase, producing the protein MPTEHTIEVDVPTQTLVLRDRGGRVLFETKIATARNGVGEIRNSERTPRGKHIIRAKIGAGQPANAVFVSRRPTGEIYTPSMRKLFPNRDWILTRILWLSGLEPGRNRLRDVDTMRRYIYIHGCPDEDPMGVPSSRGCIKMRNQELIQLFDIVAAGTPVTIKE
- the recJ gene encoding single-stranded-DNA-specific exonuclease RecJ, translated to MRRTVPSCRVFVIAHRQTSFVWTYCVIFYVQNFDADGATSCALVVRALREMGAAHVSYVVPNRFEYGYGLTPEIVALAAQHEPNLIITVDNGISSVDGVRAARDRGIRVLVTDHHLPGAVLPAADAIVNPNQPGCDFPSKNLAGVGVAFYVMAALRSQLRARGWFSERNLPEPNLARWLDLVALGTVADVVPLDHNNRILVAQGLARIQAGRVSAGIRAIATVAGRVCERLSATDLGFCIAPRLNAAGRLTDMSLGIECLLTDDPAAAATMAARLDELNRERRSIEAEMQEQALAAVRSLHLQSASIPRGLCLFDESWHQGVVGLVAARVKEKFHRPVIAFARGTDGDIKGSARSVPGLHIRDALDAVATRHPQLLRKFGGHAMAAGLTLAQGAFDEFARAFDEEVSRWLSDDDLCGKIISDGELTPAELTLQLAELVRAGGPWGSGFPEPVFDGVFDLLDRRVVGGKHLKCKLRPAAGARPLDAILFNANTTDAPDRVRAAYRLDVNEYQGNRSLQLVVEHLEPAV
- a CDS encoding DUF4238 domain-containing protein, which encodes MIEVAAERGMYDFEFMGVPVTMEPGLAELESKAANVIKRIVEEERLHHDDQNERTTLACFLAVQMVRTRAVYVTQQDWMKRLEKWLRAEGAPEEFFKADPHVGTGENAEKVLLARMIHSASSDFAPALAEKDWVLLKTDLNTPYLIGDHPLAMFNHIDHSPRGNLGIKVQGIELYFPLNPTLALGMWCPSIQQTLLEGFKKLDGLSESAPEAVAPYMQAWEDGIQIVEAIRSGSTLPSRPDNITHFNSLQIATSERFLFSCNGDFALAEQMIRDNPAFKHGKRVDEATGKF
- the uvrC gene encoding excinuclease ABC subunit UvrC — encoded protein: MATDLQQTIKDLPSGPGVYRLLDAKGEVLYVGKARSLRKRVSSYFRPTGQALSPKIQALVSHTTAIEVTLTHTESEALLLENNLIKSLRPRYNIMLRDDKSYPYILVAETQEFPRLAFHRGAKREKGRYFGPYPSASTVRESLNLLQKVFPVRQCEDTFFRNRSRPCLQYQIKRCSAPCVGLIDREHYLQDVRHATLFLEGKSRIVIEEMVKRMEQAAVSEDFEAAALYRDRIAALKRVQERQYITGKGGDADVFAVASNTDMTCIQATFIRGGLNLGSKIFFPKAGQESTPEEIMAAFLPQYYLNAAGAAGKPIPERVYLSHTVEDRVTMEQVFTQLAGRNVAIVAGGAVRGAPRRWVEMAQVNAAEELRRAVHSRLNLEARFEALREALAMDVVPERVECFDISHTMGEATVASCVVFDHSGPVKSDYRRFNIEGIEPGDDYGAMTQALTRRYRRVKEGEGRVPDLLLVDGGKGQVAAAEAVLNELQVEGLKLVGVAKGRERRPGMEQLFLSGTGEATILPADSPALHLIQQIRDEAHRFAITGHRQRRGRARTTSPLESIPGIGDKRRQALLKNLGGMREVARAGVEDLARIPGISPDLARRIYDAFHGDASHEQEQQ
- the cysM gene encoding cysteine synthase CysM, with protein sequence MQTLEQYVGNTPLVRLQRLPGNTTNVILAKLEGNNPAGSVKDRPALSMINRAEARGDIKPGDTLIEATSGNTGIALAMVAAMKHYRMVLIMPEHMSVERRAVMKAFGAEIILVSQKEGMEGARDLALKMQADGKGRVLDQFANADNPLAHYEGTGPEIWRDTGGRITHFVSSMGTTGTIMGNSRFLKEKNPAVQIIGVQPGPNASIPGIRAWPKEYLPKIYDASLVDRVLEVTQVEAEEMTRRLAREEGIFAGISSGGATSAALRLSQEVKNAVIVVIVCDRGDRYLSTGVFPE
- a CDS encoding uracil-DNA glycosylase; the protein is MTTAFNPDCRACPRLVSHLAEVRRDYPDYHARPVAPFGDRRARLLVVGLAPGMHGANRTGRPFTGDHAGILLYQTLHRYGFANQAEGADPKDGLRLSNCRITNAVKCLPPENKPTPAEVTQCNGFLKIEINGLRAGSVVLALGAVAHTAVLKALELKPGAYKFGHGAEYSLPSGITLIDSYHCSRYNTQTKRLTTAMFAAVVRRARTCLGD
- the rlmD gene encoding 23S rRNA (uracil(1939)-C(5))-methyltransferase RlmD, which encodes MSRRQHATPPTDDRPATKRGDVTVATVESLTHDARGVARIDGKTTFIEGALPGEQVRFRYHNKYPRYDTGAVQEVLSPSPERVTPPCPHFNVCGGCSLQHMSPTAQLDAKQRVLAETLEHVGKVQPERWLAPISGPVDGYRRRARLGVRYVSNKGGALVGFRERRSSFITPLTTCLTLDPRAAALLPAMRALVTRLSRPNRIPQIEVAASDDQLALVLRHLEPLTDNDRAQLRDFAAMYGVTMYVQPGGTDTMALLWPESPPALVYALPAFDLQLAFTPVDFVQVNAAVNRMLVELAVTLLDVKTTDRVLDLFCGLGNFTLALARRAAQVVGIEADVGLIERARANAQRNGLSNVEFRTADLFDDDAPASWTEDGYQKLLLDPPRAGAIEVIKRLPASNPGRIVYVSCNPATLARDSDYLVHQLGFRLEAAGVADMFPHTSHVESIALFTRS
- the pgsA gene encoding CDP-diacylglycerol--glycerol-3-phosphate 3-phosphatidyltransferase, producing MIWNAPNLLTLLRLFLIPLFIIAYYLPWKYAHELATTLFVIAALTDWLDGYLARRLQQLSSFGAFLDPVADKLMVAAALVMLVADPSITANVFDGRVFAIVVLVIIGREITVSALREWMAEIGKRSRIAVSFVGKIKTTAQMLAIPFLLWRDPLWGLPTLRTGEVLLYIAAGLTLWSMLIYLKTAWAYLMAPEQDK
- the nagZ gene encoding beta-N-acetylhexosaminidase, whose translation is MTLGPVMLDVAGVALTNEERERLRHPFVGGVILFSRNYQSPAQVAALVAEIRALREPNLLIGVDHEGGRVQRFRNGFTRLPPVRRFGEIYDENRKRAKRLAHTAGWLMAMELRAVGVDFSFAPVLDLDRGVSQVIGDRAFHSDPDAVADLATSYIGGMAEAGMAATGKHFPGHGGCEADSHLAFPVDNRSYADLYVEDLIPFERLIQNGLAGIMPAHVLYPQIDTQPAGYSRIWLQEVLRGRLNFQGIIFSDDLSMEGAKGVGGMVERAEFALAAGCDMVLVCNDPAGAAVVLDGLRPRAEPASHLRRTRMHGRPLAAPIDLATAPGYDDAVRMVTNIA
- a CDS encoding 3'-5' exonuclease, which codes for MNVLVFDIETVPDIDTGRRLYQLDGLSDADIARVLATKRRQQTGESDFLRHHMHRIITISAVLRHNDTLKVWSLGEPTSDEPELIRRFFDGIEKYTPTLVSWNGCGFDLPVLHYRALKHGIPAPRYWENGGDDSSFRYNNYLNRFHERHTDLMDVISGYNGRAIAPLDEVAVLLGFPGKMGHNGADVWDQFQAGNIEGIRNYCETDVLNTYLVYLRFEMIRGNLDEAGWTRETDLVRNTLRTANKPHLHEFLSAWK
- the speD gene encoding adenosylmethionine decarboxylase; its protein translation is MRPLKKLKLESFNNLTKTLSFNIYDICYAPSEQAQKEYIAYIDDAYNAERLKSILTEVAHIIGANILNIAHQDYDPEGASVTMLISELPLNEEPLNPEAPGPLPEEHPHVRQPHQDAVVAHLDKSHITVHTYPEVHPDNGICTFRADIDVSTCGKISPLRALNYLIHTFESDIVIIDYRVRGFTRDVKGVKHYIDHKINSIQNFVDKPTMNRYQAIDVNVYQENIFHTKLMLKESKLDNYLFGVKEAELSPADAKVVPQRLKHEMAEIFYGTNIVRVT